A stretch of [Clostridium] innocuum DNA encodes these proteins:
- a CDS encoding PTS transporter subunit EIIA, translating into MQLIDVLDERIIDLNAEAANKEEVLTLLAGKLKDAGYIADVEAFKKDIYLRESEGTTGIGNYIAIPHGKSDSVTQVGIAIAKLKHEIEWETLDDKGVRLVFLFAVSNDHEYARNHMLLLADIARKLGNDEAVERLLQVENVEELKEIFAGK; encoded by the coding sequence ATGCAACTAATAGATGTATTGGATGAGAGAATTATCGACTTAAACGCAGAGGCAGCAAATAAGGAAGAGGTACTGACTTTACTTGCAGGTAAGCTGAAGGATGCAGGATATATCGCAGATGTGGAGGCTTTTAAAAAGGATATCTATCTGCGCGAGAGTGAAGGTACGACAGGAATCGGTAACTATATCGCTATTCCCCATGGAAAAAGTGATTCCGTTACACAGGTCGGGATTGCAATCGCAAAGCTGAAGCATGAGATTGAATGGGAGACACTGGATGATAAGGGGGTTCGTCTGGTTTTCCTGTTTGCGGTAAGCAATGATCATGAGTATGCGCGCAACCACATGCTGTTACTGGCGGATATCGCCAGAAAGCTGGGAAATGATGAGGCTGTCGAACGTCTGCTGCAGGTAGAAAATGTAGAAGAATTAAAGGAGATATTTGCGGGAAAATAA
- a CDS encoding PTS fructose transporter subunit IIB: MNIVAVAACTSGIAHTYIAKEKLIRAAEGMGHTIHVETQGTIGTEDELTAEQIKAADVVILAIDIAITGTERFEGKKTVKVPTNVCVKAPKQLIQKIEAELNK; the protein is encoded by the coding sequence ATGAATATCGTTGCAGTTGCAGCTTGTACATCCGGAATCGCTCATACGTATATCGCAAAAGAAAAGCTCATTCGAGCTGCGGAAGGTATGGGACACACAATCCATGTGGAAACACAGGGAACGATCGGTACTGAGGATGAATTAACAGCGGAACAGATCAAAGCCGCAGATGTTGTCATTCTTGCCATTGACATCGCCATTACAGGTACGGAGCGCTTTGAGGGGAAAAAGACAGTAAAGGTTCCTACCAATGTGTGTGTGAAGGCACCGAAGCAGCTGATTCAAAAAATTGAAGCAGAATTAAACAAATAA
- a CDS encoding GntR family transcriptional regulator has translation MKESKPKYLEIADAIHQEIRQEIYKQGDKLPVERELQERFGASRMTIRHALQKLEQQGVVRIDRGRGAFVMDLMIQRSKEILGVTELMERKGLKCHSKVLHLERIKPDEHIREAMNLKETDEVYFLHRIRYANDEAIAVEYAHINALYCPGLEMFNFESFSLYDVFYEHYHLDLSWARDDIRADSIRGEDAHILLQAKSGPALIVYNTAYDLNNNPIEYTKTIYNYKMFTYTVVSTETSKKYKNK, from the coding sequence ATGAAAGAGAGTAAGCCTAAATATTTGGAAATTGCAGATGCGATTCATCAGGAAATACGACAGGAAATATATAAACAGGGAGATAAGCTTCCTGTTGAGCGGGAGCTGCAGGAGCGCTTTGGCGCAAGCAGAATGACCATCCGACATGCCCTGCAAAAGCTGGAGCAGCAGGGAGTGGTACGCATTGATCGTGGCCGTGGTGCGTTTGTAATGGATTTGATGATTCAAAGAAGCAAGGAAATACTGGGCGTTACAGAACTCATGGAGCGAAAAGGATTGAAATGCCATAGTAAGGTGCTGCATCTGGAAAGGATAAAACCGGATGAGCATATACGTGAGGCAATGAATCTGAAGGAAACGGATGAAGTCTATTTTCTGCATAGGATCCGTTATGCGAATGATGAAGCAATCGCTGTAGAATATGCGCATATCAATGCATTATACTGTCCGGGTCTTGAAATGTTCAACTTTGAAAGCTTTTCTTTATATGATGTTTTCTATGAGCATTATCACCTGGATTTATCATGGGCAAGAGATGACATTCGGGCAGACAGCATTCGCGGTGAAGACGCACATATTCTGTTGCAGGCAAAGTCAGGTCCTGCTCTGATTGTTTATAATACGGCGTATGATTTGAATAATAATCCAATCGAATATACAAAAACCATTTACAACTATAAGATGTTTACTTATACGGTTGTAAGTACGGAAACTTCAAAAAAATATAAAAACAAATAG
- a CDS encoding DUF4143 domain-containing protein yields MRPLGLDEILGRETIPFVPSKNRIAMYQNSIKISAKDVFELITKGMYPELYRTYQAVPDYYENYVNTYIDRDISELIHLKDKLKFHDFLQYLAALTGQQINSSDLSRKLQVSSNTIQHWLSILESTGLIYFLQPYNDISIMKRVVKSSKVYFSDTGLAAYLIKMNYPETLRISNLSDAFFETFVVNEIRKTFLNNKEPFHAYYYRDSKQNEIDLVLLYKGRLSLIEIKQGVSFQASDVKGFDQLKSSLYQIENRIILCNTLENYPINRDVQAVALNSI; encoded by the coding sequence TTGAGGCCTCTGGGGCTGGATGAAATTCTGGGTAGAGAAACCATACCGTTTGTACCTTCAAAAAATCGCATAGCAATGTATCAGAATAGTATAAAAATAAGTGCAAAAGATGTATTTGAACTGATTACAAAGGGTATGTATCCGGAATTATATCGGACATATCAAGCGGTGCCTGACTATTATGAGAATTATGTGAATACGTACATTGACAGAGATATCAGTGAACTGATACACCTAAAGGATAAGCTGAAATTTCATGATTTCCTTCAATATCTTGCTGCTCTTACAGGTCAGCAGATCAATTCTTCTGACCTGAGCAGAAAACTGCAAGTAAGCAGTAACACGATACAGCATTGGCTTTCTATATTGGAATCTACCGGTTTGATATATTTTCTACAACCGTATAATGATATATCCATAATGAAGCGTGTTGTAAAATCAAGTAAGGTGTATTTCAGTGACACAGGTCTTGCAGCTTACTTGATAAAGATGAATTATCCCGAAACTCTGCGTATTTCCAATTTATCCGATGCTTTTTTTGAAACATTTGTAGTGAATGAAATAAGAAAAACCTTTTTAAATAATAAGGAGCCGTTTCATGCATATTATTATCGGGATAGTAAACAAAATGAAATTGACCTTGTCCTTCTTTATAAAGGAAGGCTTTCACTCATAGAAATAAAACAGGGTGTTTCTTTTCAAGCAAGTGATGTAAAGGGATTTGATCAGTTGAAATCGTCGCTATATCAGATTGAAAATCGTATTATTCTGTGTAATACTCTGGAGAATTATCCAATCAATAGGGATGTTCAAGCGGTAGCTTTAAACAGCATATAA
- a CDS encoding class II fructose-bisphosphate aldolase encodes MYVSMKGMLQRANEGNYAVMAINCFNIETARAVISAAQDLRAPIIVNIVQEHMVNHCDSELIAPIVKLLAQRSSIEVALNFDHGEEIGYLKKALHDGYSSVMVDASRYDLEGNIKMTKEIVEFAKQFDASVEGEIGCMGGSEGGNYTNDAMKTDPQQALRFAKETGIDALAISFGSSHGNYPKGYVPEFDFERLKEIKELTKMPLVLHGGSGSGDKNIENCVKYGINKINVGCDFMNANVDSIKKHLEKDPNINYWVMMHQVEIDSREIIRHYIRLSKSEGKSL; translated from the coding sequence ATGTATGTATCAATGAAAGGCATGCTGCAAAGAGCCAACGAAGGAAATTATGCAGTCATGGCAATCAACTGCTTTAATATAGAAACAGCAAGAGCTGTCATAAGTGCAGCGCAGGATTTAAGAGCTCCCATCATTGTGAATATCGTTCAGGAGCATATGGTGAATCACTGTGACAGCGAGCTGATTGCGCCGATCGTAAAGCTGCTGGCGCAGCGCTCGAGTATAGAGGTTGCATTAAATTTTGATCATGGGGAAGAAATCGGATATTTGAAAAAAGCCCTGCATGACGGATATTCCAGTGTTATGGTGGATGCCTCCCGCTACGATTTGGAAGGCAATATTAAAATGACGAAGGAAATTGTTGAATTTGCTAAGCAATTCGACGCATCCGTAGAAGGGGAAATCGGATGCATGGGTGGAAGTGAAGGCGGCAATTATACAAATGATGCGATGAAGACAGATCCGCAGCAGGCATTGCGCTTCGCAAAGGAAACCGGTATTGATGCACTGGCTATCTCCTTTGGCTCCTCTCATGGAAACTATCCAAAGGGATATGTTCCTGAATTTGACTTTGAACGCCTGAAGGAAATCAAGGAGCTTACCAAAATGCCGCTGGTACTGCATGGCGGTTCCGGCTCCGGGGATAAAAACATAGAAAATTGTGTAAAATACGGTATTAACAAAATCAATGTCGGCTGTGATTTCATGAATGCCAACGTTGACAGTATTAAAAAGCATCTGGAAAAAGACCCGAACATCAATTACTGGGTCATGATGCATCAGGTTGAAATTGATAGTCGCGAGATTATCAGGCATTACATCAGATTATCAAAATCGGAAGGAAAATCCCTGTAA
- a CDS encoding glycerate kinase: MNVLIAMDSFKGALSSERAGKALERGILRTSGHQTTVCSVADGGEGSVHALAACVKGEYRTWQCRDAFHQRITVRTLLFEEEESLCCAVEAADIFGLHNCEVSSATAATASTYGLGELLNQLHGHAIHKVLLFLGGTITTDGGLGVLQGLGIRLYDQMGNVLPDDCNPLFAFDHWDEEAFHTVRKKLGDMKLLIGCDVCAPLYGKEGCVLTYSAQKGANAMQMHKLEQQLHLLEQRSARNLMQEGCGAGGGCAAGLHILGAELTFGYELINRYVRLEQRLHTADLVITGEGQMNHQTLQGKLPIRIAQAAKKEGIPVLAVCGQREVDCAALTAYFQGIFTIQQGIYPLHEALAHTEEYLEETGYQLMRLITMAAGISHTVLKNQKVTIAEELCRKGKTI, translated from the coding sequence ATGAACGTTCTAATAGCGATGGATTCATTCAAAGGCGCGCTGTCCTCTGAACGAGCAGGAAAGGCTCTGGAAAGAGGAATCTTGCGGACAAGCGGACATCAGACGACGGTTTGCAGTGTAGCGGATGGAGGAGAGGGCAGCGTCCATGCACTGGCAGCCTGTGTAAAGGGGGAATACAGGACTTGGCAATGCCGGGATGCCTTTCATCAACGAATAACCGTGCGCACACTGCTATTTGAAGAGGAGGAAAGCCTGTGCTGTGCTGTGGAGGCTGCGGATATCTTCGGGCTGCATAACTGCGAGGTTTCCAGTGCCACTGCTGCCACTGCATCAACCTATGGACTCGGTGAGCTTCTTAATCAGCTGCACGGCCATGCCATTCACAAGGTACTGCTGTTTCTCGGCGGAACAATCACAACCGATGGTGGTCTTGGTGTCCTACAGGGACTGGGCATCAGGCTGTATGACCAAATGGGAAATGTGCTGCCTGACGATTGCAATCCACTGTTTGCTTTTGATCACTGGGATGAAGAAGCCTTTCATACCGTAAGAAAGAAGCTCGGTGATATGAAACTTCTCATAGGCTGTGATGTTTGTGCACCACTGTATGGAAAAGAGGGCTGTGTGCTTACCTATTCTGCACAGAAGGGGGCAAATGCCATGCAGATGCACAAGCTGGAACAGCAGCTTCATCTACTGGAGCAGCGAAGTGCAAGAAATCTTATGCAGGAAGGCTGCGGTGCAGGTGGCGGCTGTGCTGCAGGACTGCACATACTCGGTGCGGAATTAACCTTTGGCTATGAGCTGATCAACCGTTATGTCCGTCTGGAGCAAAGACTGCATACAGCAGATCTGGTGATTACGGGAGAGGGACAGATGAATCATCAGACCCTGCAGGGAAAGCTTCCGATACGTATTGCGCAGGCAGCGAAGAAGGAAGGCATTCCTGTGCTTGCCGTATGCGGGCAGAGGGAAGTGGATTGTGCAGCACTTACTGCATATTTTCAAGGCATTTTCACCATACAGCAGGGAATCTATCCACTCCATGAGGCACTGGCACATACAGAGGAATATCTGGAGGAAACCGGTTACCAGCTGATGCGTCTGATTACCATGGCAGCAGGGATATCGCACACAGTGTTAAAGAATCAAAAAGTAACGATAGCAGAAGAGCTCTGCAGGAAAGGTAAAACAATATGA
- a CDS encoding 2,4-dihydroxyhept-2-ene-1,7-dioic acid aldolase codes for MINQLRKKLKEKEVIIATRIDFTWPQLIEIIGSNELYDYVEFLAEYAPFDHYDLENMARAAELHNISMIIKPDYHNRIYVAQKAMASGFEGILFTDHTTAAEVRETIRQITPATPDGGALGFVNRRWIRNANLSSQMDYARDVCDIVKGFMIEKVEAVHNLEEICQVEEVDFLQFGPADFSMNSGFDKSAHPDEVKEVEKYVIETALRYGKRIRVEIRNAADAAYYYELGVRDFALGTDLRILKDFYKNEGDQLKEIIMG; via the coding sequence ATGATAAATCAGTTAAGAAAGAAATTAAAGGAAAAAGAAGTAATCATCGCAACCCGTATCGATTTTACATGGCCGCAGCTTATTGAAATCATCGGCAGCAACGAGCTGTATGATTATGTGGAATTCCTGGCGGAATATGCCCCATTTGACCATTACGACCTGGAGAACATGGCACGCGCAGCAGAGCTGCACAATATTTCCATGATTATAAAGCCGGACTATCACAATCGTATATATGTGGCGCAAAAGGCTATGGCATCCGGTTTTGAGGGAATCCTGTTCACCGATCATACAACAGCGGCAGAGGTGAGAGAGACCATCCGGCAAATTACACCGGCTACACCGGATGGAGGCGCTCTTGGCTTTGTGAACAGACGCTGGATACGCAATGCCAATCTGTCCAGTCAGATGGATTACGCACGGGATGTTTGTGATATCGTTAAGGGCTTTATGATAGAAAAGGTTGAGGCAGTACACAATTTGGAAGAGATTTGTCAGGTGGAGGAGGTCGATTTCCTGCAGTTCGGTCCTGCTGATTTCTCCATGAATTCCGGGTTTGATAAAAGCGCACATCCGGATGAGGTCAAAGAGGTTGAAAAATATGTAATCGAAACAGCACTTCGATATGGAAAACGCATCCGTGTAGAAATACGGAATGCGGCGGATGCGGCCTATTATTATGAGCTTGGCGTTCGTGATTTTGCACTGGGAACAGATTTGCGTATCCTTAAGGATTTCTATAAAAATGAAGGAGATCAGCTAAAGGAAATCATCATGGGCTGA
- a CDS encoding ketose-bisphosphate aldolase — MLMNMKDLLAVAQKNHFAIPAFNIGSDQLLKVVMKKVKELNSPVILEMSPDEFNFVGDAQIQAMIYEAAQTDVPVCIHLDHGDSYETAVRAIRAGMTSVMIDASTLPYEENVAVTKKVVETAHIANVSVESELGTIGTTGNSIEGGTQGVIYTVPEEAKQFIEDTGIDTFAVAIGTAHGIYPKDMKPELRIDILKDITSKVDVPLVLHGGSSNKDEEIAAAVDNGICKINISSDIKVAFYTQCRKTLNENPGYREPLEIYPEAMEACGKVVEEKIRLFKSNDKVKYYY; from the coding sequence ATGTTAATGAATATGAAGGATTTACTTGCAGTTGCACAGAAAAATCATTTTGCAATACCTGCATTCAACATCGGAAGCGATCAGCTGTTAAAGGTTGTTATGAAAAAAGTAAAGGAATTAAATTCACCGGTTATTCTGGAAATGAGTCCGGATGAATTTAACTTTGTAGGAGATGCACAGATTCAGGCTATGATTTATGAAGCAGCACAGACCGATGTGCCTGTATGTATCCATCTGGATCACGGGGATTCTTATGAAACAGCAGTACGCGCCATCCGTGCAGGTATGACATCTGTTATGATTGATGCATCCACACTGCCTTATGAGGAAAACGTGGCTGTCACAAAAAAAGTAGTGGAAACCGCACATATCGCCAATGTATCCGTTGAGTCAGAATTAGGAACCATCGGTACAACCGGTAATTCAATTGAGGGCGGAACACAGGGGGTTATCTATACGGTTCCTGAAGAAGCAAAGCAGTTCATTGAGGACACAGGAATTGATACCTTTGCCGTAGCTATCGGTACAGCTCACGGAATTTATCCAAAGGATATGAAACCGGAGCTGCGTATTGATATTCTGAAAGACATTACCAGCAAGGTGGATGTACCACTGGTACTGCACGGCGGATCCAGCAATAAAGACGAAGAGATTGCAGCAGCAGTTGATAATGGCATTTGTAAAATCAATATCTCCAGTGATATCAAGGTTGCATTCTATACACAGTGCCGCAAGACTCTGAATGAAAATCCAGGTTATCGTGAACCTCTGGAAATCTATCCGGAAGCAATGGAAGCATGTGGAAAAGTCGTTGAGGAAAAGATTCGTCTGTTCAAATCGAATGACAAAGTGAAATATTACTACTAA
- a CDS encoding sugar diacid recognition, whose product MKISEELAKIIVDNIHEVIPEEINFINADGLIIASTDPKRMHRLHTGALSVIRNREQLSVQNDTQYYGARKGINMPVFFDDEIIGVIGITGEEQDVIGYAKILQKMTQILVKDAYYRDIRHQKRSSDRILIERVLSGNFENESLFQNDNLTQRSPRLIVCARIDGQLKDEQIDRIHRLLEAVPFSTYIEKKALYVQELIFIIPAQNRMYIQQWIGSIREICPHAIFWGIGTVTEKISDLPLSYSRAKTAALWGSRISGHRVSCYEDIGVGMLLPHINELERAYYLKHLFKDCSAERIAEIMMVLSLYEEHNGSILHCAKACNMHRNSFQYKLLQIRKQTGLDPRSLHDYVLLKLAVVLYQFQQNTPHS is encoded by the coding sequence ATGAAAATTTCTGAAGAGCTAGCAAAGATTATCGTTGATAATATCCATGAAGTCATCCCTGAGGAAATCAATTTCATAAATGCGGACGGTCTGATTATCGCCAGCACAGATCCAAAGCGTATGCATCGTCTGCATACCGGCGCGCTCAGTGTTATTCGAAACCGCGAGCAGCTGAGCGTGCAAAACGATACACAATATTACGGTGCACGTAAGGGAATCAATATGCCGGTATTCTTTGATGATGAAATTATCGGTGTGATTGGCATTACAGGTGAGGAACAGGATGTTATCGGCTATGCGAAAATCCTGCAGAAGATGACACAGATTCTTGTCAAGGATGCATATTATCGTGACATCCGTCATCAGAAGCGTTCCAGTGACAGGATTCTGATTGAGCGGGTGCTGAGCGGGAATTTTGAGAATGAATCCTTATTTCAAAATGACAATCTGACACAAAGGAGTCCAAGACTGATTGTATGTGCAAGGATTGACGGACAGCTGAAGGATGAGCAGATCGACCGTATACACCGTCTGCTGGAGGCTGTTCCCTTTTCCACCTATATTGAGAAAAAGGCGTTATATGTGCAGGAGCTGATTTTCATTATCCCTGCACAGAACAGGATGTATATCCAGCAGTGGATTGGCAGTATCCGGGAGATATGTCCGCATGCGATTTTCTGGGGAATCGGCACTGTGACTGAGAAAATCAGCGATTTGCCGCTTTCGTATAGCAGAGCAAAAACAGCTGCCCTCTGGGGCAGCCGGATCAGCGGACACAGGGTTTCCTGTTATGAGGATATCGGGGTCGGTATGCTGCTGCCGCATATCAATGAGCTGGAGAGAGCATATTACCTGAAGCATCTATTCAAGGATTGCAGTGCTGAGCGAATTGCGGAAATCATGATGGTTTTATCCCTGTATGAGGAGCATAACGGCAGCATTCTTCATTGTGCAAAAGCCTGCAATATGCATCGGAACTCCTTTCAGTATAAGCTTCTGCAAATACGCAAGCAGACCGGTCTGGATCCGAGAAGCCTTCATGATTATGTGCTGCTGAAGCTTGCTGTTGTGCTGTACCAATTTCAGCAAAATACACCGCATTCCTAA
- the yiaK gene encoding 3-dehydro-L-gulonate 2-dehydrogenase, whose protein sequence is MRVSYDTMLQEFKRVLTKKGFQEDRAEAAAAIFAQNSLAGVYSHGLNRFPKVVEYLEKGGIDPDIKATCELQLGAYERWNGHRGFGPLNARQAMERACELSKQYGIGMVALANNNHWMRGGSYGFQAADAGCIGICWSNTKPNMPAWGGEDQRIGNNPLAFAIPRSNGQHVVIDCAMSQFSYGKIEDYRLKGLQLPVPGGYDTGGQITRDPGEIYKTKRVLPMGFWKGSGISIALDMIASVLTAGNAVHTIGTFEDEIGLSQMMIAIDPSKANTEEQTDAIVDGILAYIKASKPIDEARPVLFPGEPEWQTMEEHRKNGIPVIEEKWNKVLAM, encoded by the coding sequence ATGCGTGTAAGCTATGATACAATGCTGCAGGAATTCAAACGTGTTTTAACGAAGAAGGGGTTTCAGGAGGACAGAGCAGAGGCTGCTGCGGCAATCTTTGCACAGAATAGTCTGGCAGGGGTCTATTCGCATGGACTGAATCGTTTTCCAAAGGTTGTGGAGTATTTGGAGAAGGGAGGAATAGATCCTGATATCAAGGCAACCTGTGAGCTACAGCTTGGAGCGTATGAACGCTGGAACGGACATCGCGGTTTTGGTCCCCTGAATGCCAGACAGGCTATGGAAAGAGCCTGTGAGCTGTCAAAGCAGTATGGCATTGGTATGGTAGCACTGGCCAATAACAATCACTGGATGCGTGGTGGGAGCTATGGGTTTCAGGCAGCGGATGCCGGGTGCATCGGTATCTGCTGGTCAAATACAAAGCCGAATATGCCTGCATGGGGTGGTGAGGATCAGAGAATTGGAAATAATCCACTGGCATTTGCAATTCCGCGCAGCAATGGGCAGCATGTTGTAATCGACTGTGCAATGTCTCAGTTCTCCTATGGAAAGATAGAGGATTACAGGCTGAAGGGCCTGCAGCTTCCGGTGCCTGGCGGATATGATACCGGCGGACAGATTACAAGGGATCCCGGTGAAATATACAAAACAAAAAGAGTGCTGCCTATGGGCTTCTGGAAGGGGAGCGGGATTTCGATTGCACTGGATATGATCGCAAGTGTGCTGACAGCCGGGAATGCGGTGCATACAATCGGGACCTTTGAAGATGAGATAGGACTATCTCAGATGATGATTGCCATAGACCCATCGAAGGCAAATACTGAAGAGCAGACCGATGCCATTGTGGATGGTATCCTCGCTTATATCAAGGCATCCAAGCCGATTGATGAAGCAAGGCCTGTTTTATTTCCGGGTGAACCGGAGTGGCAAACGATGGAGGAGCATAGGAAAAACGGGATTCCTGTTATTGAAGAAAAATGGAATAAGGTTCTTGCAATGTGA
- a CDS encoding PTS fructose transporter subunit IIC: MKKFGAELKRHALTAISYMLPLVVASGLLIAIGNLMGGEVVTDLSKMTIPSALTSLGVLGMGLLPSFIAGYISYSIADRPGIAPGFLMGQIASFLGAGFLGGMVGGYIVGYIALFIRKHLKVPHWAEALMPMMIIPTLSSIIAGLLMYFVIGTPIVWLTEGLTNFITGLDQSSKVLYGFIIGALGCLDFGGPISKVPNLICDGLLLEGILEPEAIKVLAAMVPPLGITLSLVISKFIKKRIYTSTEVENIKVAFPMGLCMISEGVIPIAMNDLIRTVICTSIGCGVTGAISFTLGVGSAVPSGGVFVIPAMTNPFAALLALLAGTCVTAVLLVLIKKKRTDADEVQVEEVEEEMDLSGITFS, translated from the coding sequence ATGAAAAAATTTGGTGCTGAGCTGAAACGCCATGCTCTTACCGCCATCTCCTATATGCTGCCGCTGGTAGTTGCTTCCGGTCTGCTGATCGCTATCGGAAATCTGATGGGTGGAGAGGTAGTTACAGATTTAAGCAAGATGACGATTCCTAGTGCATTGACATCACTCGGTGTATTGGGAATGGGTCTTCTTCCATCATTTATCGCAGGTTATATTTCTTATTCAATCGCAGATCGTCCGGGTATTGCTCCAGGTTTCCTGATGGGGCAGATTGCTTCCTTCCTGGGAGCTGGATTCCTGGGTGGTATGGTCGGAGGTTACATTGTCGGTTATATCGCATTGTTCATCAGAAAGCATTTGAAGGTTCCACACTGGGCAGAGGCACTGATGCCGATGATGATCATTCCGACATTATCTTCCATCATTGCAGGATTACTGATGTACTTTGTAATCGGTACACCAATCGTATGGTTAACAGAAGGTCTGACAAACTTCATCACAGGCTTGGATCAGAGCTCTAAGGTTCTGTACGGCTTTATCATCGGTGCCCTTGGCTGTCTGGACTTCGGTGGTCCGATCAGCAAGGTTCCAAATCTTATTTGCGACGGGTTACTGCTGGAAGGAATTCTGGAGCCGGAAGCAATCAAGGTGCTTGCCGCCATGGTTCCGCCACTTGGAATCACCTTATCCCTTGTTATCTCTAAATTCATCAAAAAACGCATCTATACATCGACTGAGGTTGAAAACATCAAGGTTGCCTTCCCGATGGGACTGTGCATGATTTCCGAGGGTGTTATCCCGATTGCTATGAATGACCTGATTCGTACGGTTATCTGTACCTCCATCGGCTGTGGTGTGACAGGCGCTATCAGCTTTACTCTGGGTGTGGGAAGTGCCGTGCCATCCGGCGGTGTCTTCGTTATCCCGGCCATGACCAATCCATTCGCAGCCCTGCTCGCACTGCTGGCCGGTACGTGTGTGACAGCTGTTCTGCTGGTACTTATCAAAAAGAAGAGAACAGACGCTGATGAAGTTCAGGTGGAAGAGGTCGAAGAGGAAATGGATCTTTCCGGCATCACATTCTCATAA
- a CDS encoding class I SAM-dependent methyltransferase, with protein sequence MTQNIFDNDEFFSAYMDLRLHRKNYNDFMEQPKMQKLMPDSKGKAILDIGCGYGHNCLHFAENGAAHVTGIDISEKMLKEARRNYAHPVITYMRMDMAELGTLNNSYDLVYSSLAFHYAEDFPALVHDIYKLLRPGGILLFSQEHPIITATYDGKGHYNHDEHGDCISYTFSDYGREGKRSGFWYVDNVENCHRMMGTIITTLAHTGFFVEDMVETLPDEHALQECPGMIKEFIKPSFLIVRARKMTREM encoded by the coding sequence ATGACGCAAAATATTTTCGATAATGATGAATTTTTTTCTGCGTATATGGATTTACGTCTGCATAGGAAAAACTATAATGATTTTATGGAGCAGCCAAAGATGCAGAAGCTGATGCCGGATAGTAAAGGTAAGGCGATATTGGATATCGGATGTGGTTATGGGCATAACTGTCTTCATTTTGCAGAAAACGGCGCTGCACATGTAACCGGGATCGATATCTCAGAAAAAATGCTGAAAGAAGCAAGAAGAAACTATGCACATCCTGTAATTACATATATGCGAATGGATATGGCGGAGCTTGGCACCTTAAACAATAGCTATGATCTTGTGTACAGCTCTCTAGCCTTTCATTATGCTGAAGATTTCCCTGCCCTGGTACATGATATTTATAAGCTGTTACGACCGGGTGGCATCCTTCTGTTTTCACAGGAGCATCCAATTATAACTGCGACCTATGATGGAAAGGGTCACTATAATCACGATGAGCATGGAGATTGTATTTCCTATACCTTTTCTGATTATGGAAGGGAAGGAAAGAGGAGCGGCTTCTGGTATGTCGACAATGTGGAAAACTGTCATCGCATGATGGGAACCATCATCACCACGCTTGCACACACTGGTTTTTTTGTAGAAGATATGGTGGAAACGCTGCCGGATGAACATGCGCTGCAGGAATGTCCGGGTATGATAAAAGAGTTTATCAAACCAAGCTTTCTGATTGTTCGGGCGAGAAAAATGACAAGAGAAATGTGA